ATCGTGAAAGGGACTGGACCAGCCTGGATTGGAGGCACTAATGCACAACAGGTAAACTATTCACCAGTTCAGTCTAACAGATAAATACTCAGCTGATATTGGCTTTGTCCTAATGTCACATTGTCACCATCACAATGATcagcctacattacccacaatgcaactggaCTGCTGACAACAATGGACATGTGTTATGGTAGAAGCTGCTAATGTTGATTCTCCTTCCTCATTGTCAAACTTCAGTCCAAACCAACACTGACTCAGATCAGACACTCAGTCATTTTATCAGATGTCATGAAGTTCTTCTTTAAAGAACAACTATTGAATTCTCTTTCTGCACTGTTCACATAATCACTGACTCTTGGTGACTGATGTTGACACATAACAACTAATTCATGGCTTTGTAGCTCAAACCAGCCTGAATGTGTCTCTCCTGACTTATTCTGTGTCCCCTCCATCAACCCTAAACACAGTCAGTGTCCTGTGGTTGGATTTGTcttcatcagacactgaaacacgtCACTACATTTGATTCTCTTCTGGTTTATAGGAGGGCAAATGGAGATGGACTGATGGAACACCTTTTAACTTCTCAAACTGGGGTATTGGACAACCTGACAACTATCAGGGCAATGAGAACTGTCTACACATTTTTACTGAAGGTAAATCACCAAAATGTcactataataaaacaaaccataTTAACGTGAACGTCTCAGGTCTCAGGTCTTGGTCTgtagcactgactgactcacatgTTGTTGGTACTTACAGGTAGAAGATTCTGGGATGATCTGGACTGTAAGACTCCTctcccatctgtctgtgtcagaaACTATTAAGGAtcccaggtctgatccagaggcatgaaatccctgtgaaaagcacaaacactggtggaggtgtgtttgtctttgcatactctcacattttgtgccatcagtctcatagaacctgaattctactgtatctcatttgacatcttctatcatatccagtatatatcatctgtttcttttctatggctgtaacgctactgaaggaaggaagagacaagtaacataaacaggagctggactgtctctgaggttttgtgcctttaataagagcagactgaatgtgttatggaaagaatgctttgagctccactttattctgcagtctgactcttctttcttggctcatgtcaaaataaaagtctatcagCATTGAAACCAGTTggtctgtgttttatggctCCTTCATCATAGTGTTGACTAGTGCTCCAAGGTTCTTTGACttcattcaaataaatgtttttctagaTACACAGAACAGTTCTAGTACAGGACCTCCAGTGGCCTTTGACATGAGCTGATGGCCTAATAACAATAGTCCTTCAGACAGTTCAAGTCTCAACCAGTACAACTTTATACAGTATCTGACAGAAGTGAGtccacccctcacatttttgtaaataatttattatatcttttcatgtgacaacactgaagaaatgacactttgctacaatgtaaagtagtgagtgtacagcttgtaaaactgtaaatttgctgtctcctcaaaataactcaacacactgccattaatgtctaaaacGCTAgtaacaaaagtgagtacacccctaagtgaaaatgtccaaattcgGCCCAATTAGgcattttccctccccggtgtcagGTGACctgttagtgttacaaggtctcacttccagtgaccagtatgagagactgagagcaataacaccaaatttaacacacctgctccccattcaattcaattcgattcaattttatttgtacagcaccaaatcacaatacaaatcatctcaaggcactttacaaaaagtaaaactaaaaacccaacaaatcccttatgagcagcacttggtgacagtggagaggaaaaactccctttaacagaagaaaaaacctccagcagaacctggctcagtttgggcggccacctgcctcgactggttgtggtgagtggatagaggagagagaaaagaacagcaacaataaacaacaaatagacactgcaggttggtggggccagtaactgcacatcagcaatatacagctccaggaccagggacacctgcagaaggtacagagagaacagagagagagagggagagagcacaaactaggggagagagagagcacaaggttagtaacattcaatggtggaatatacatgaggtgggagaagaggaagagaggggaggggaagggaagggaaaggggggggggtctactatgaggtctttaaggtatgaaggagcttgatctTGAAGGGATTTCGTATGTGAGGAGAagcattttaaattctattctgtattttacagggagtcaATGAAGTCCTGACCAGGGTGCCACtagtgtgggcccttaggcaaggtccttaacgctactGGCCTACCTCATTACAAAAATGAGCCATAGAAACACAGTGTCAGGATTCGCGTTTTTTGActttatgtttcttttattttgtaggatcctgacaggaactggtttttgttttattttgttcactttactttgacctaattagttattgttttcacctgttccttgtttgtTCCTTTTCCTTTATATGCTTTTGTTGAGCCACAGTTTAGTggccaggttgtctgttaatACATTCTTTTGAATCCAGCTGATACACTTGCgtttttttttggaattttgATCATGGACTACCTTTTGTTCCTCCaggtttaagttaagtattctgcttctttttgtattagttttctggtctttttcccatgtcctctgttcatgtgtctttgtctcttgtCATTTTTCATGTCCTTGTTtccatgccttgattccctgtGTTCCATGTTCTTGTTCTGTgtagtctggtgtgtctccctcaatgtgtgtgtgacccagactacctcatgccTTCACTCCCttcttgtgttcatgtgtctgtgtggtctggtgcgtctccccaggtgtgtgtgacccagaccctcatgccttgttccctggTGTCCATGTCTTCgttccatgttcatgtttcatgtccttGTTTCCCTGCCTTGACCCATCCCCACTTAGccaagtgttttgtttcctgttttgcctAGTTCAGTTAAATTAAGTCTTGTTTTGAACCCTGAGTACATGAGTGGGTGCATCATTGGgcctaaaattaaataattccCGAAACCGGACACACAGGAATTGTTCAGTTCCAACCAATATCTATGTCACAGCTAGAGGATGTGGTTGGCTCTCTTAATCCCTCAGGCTCCCCTCGCGATCCAGCTCCCCCCTGGTTTTTTAAAGAAGATTTTCCGTGTAGGCAAATTGGtccttaacattattaacagtagTCTATCATCTGGTGTTAACAGTAATTTCAAACATGCAGTAGTTGCAACTGCTTATAAAGAAACATAGTCTTGATCCATCTGTGCTGGCTAACTATGGACCTATTTCTGGActaccgtttttttttttaaaaggttttagaaaaagttgtGTATGCTCAATTGAAAGCGTTTTTGGATGAGCATGAGATCCTAGACATCTTTCAGTCTGGTTTCAAACCACACCACAGAGTCAgctttaaagtttttaatgatattttcacTTGTTCTGATACTGGCTGTTTCGTGGTTCTTATTCTTCTTGATTTATCGGCTGCCACTGACACAATTGACCACCACATTTTGATTTCTCGCCTGCATGACGTTGTAGGTATCTGTGGTCTTGCATTGGAGAGGTTTAGATGGTTTACCTGGCAGCTAGAACGTTCTCCGTAGGTCTTGCCAGCTTTGAATCCTCTGCTCATCTGTCCTCTGGGGTTCCCCAGGGTTCAGTTTTGGggcctttgcttttttccctcTACTTGCTTCCTCTGGGTTTCATCTTCAGACAACATGGCATATCGTTCCATCATTATGCAGATGATACCCAGGTTTATTTTCCGTTGAAGCAAAAGGAGGGTTTTCCAATTGCACGTTTGCTTGGATGTCTTGATCACTTTAAAGCCTGGATGGCATTAAATTTTCTTCACTTTAATGAGGCAAAGTTGGAAGTAATGCTGGTTGGTTCTAGTGCTTTCAGTGAATCTTCTGGTGTGAATCTAGGCCCCTTGACATCACATCTTAGACCACTGGTCACTAATTAAGGCTTCAAAATGGACACGGACCTTAAATTTGATAAGCAAATTGGTGCGGTGGTAAAATCCAGTTTTTTCCACTTAAGGCGTTTGCCAAAACTACGACCTCTAGTGTCAAGGCAGCACTTTGAGCAAGTAATGcatgcctttgttacatcacgGCTTGACTATTGTAATGCACTGTATGTTGGGGTTAGTCAGGCATCCCTTTCATGTCTCCagctggttttatttgtttttaaatctttaaatagcCTTGCCCCATCTTATCTTACTGAACTCTttcacccttatactcctagccgctcCCTTAGATCAGCCGACCTCCTGCTTCTGCCTAAAACAAGGAGGAAGCTCCGTGGAGATAGagctttctctattgctgccccaaggctgtggaacaatttgcctttgcaCATAAGACAATCCCCTACATTAGttatgttcaaagtacaactcAAAACCTATTTGCATACCCAAGCCTATGGACCGGTGTGATGGATTGATTAtgcactgttttttgttttattttataaaacttttaacctatttttaaaattattattttatgtatatttgtttcctgtttgttttggtgtacgaCAATTTGTGTCAGCTTTTGCTcttcttaaagcgccttataaataaaagtattattattattattattataccgGCTCAGACGTTGCCTGGGTCAACAAGGTCTGTGTCAGATGATGGGGAACCAGGGCAGCTTGATATGaagtgggctactggaacacgacACTCATGGACGAGGGCAGAGAATAGAGAACTGCTGGAACACTACTACATAAGTAATCCCAGGGAAAGGGGTTATATGAAGACGATGTGGGACATATGGAAACTTGGAAACCCAGGCATGAAGAACTGAGCAGCACCAGGaactgacatgatccacacctactgtcTAAAGAAGCCAACTCCACTCCATGAAAGCCTGGCAgatcaaatgaaccagctgcaaTAGATGGGACTCACCCTGAATGGATAACTGAAGGAAGGACAGTcttgatcctgaaggacccccaaaagcgagcagtcccatccaactaccatccaataacctgtctctgcacaacatggaaactcctgtcaggcatcatagtgGCTAATATGAGTAAACACATGGCTGAATACTTGagcagggcccagaaaggaatggggaAGAACACCAGGGGGGCAGAACACTGTAAGACCAGActgaccaacctgtgcactgcctggattGATTACAAGAAAGACATCgaagacatcgactcactgatccacaccaccagagACTACAGCAGTGACATTGGAATGTAAATGTACTGGAAGTAAAGCAGCTACAGAGAGTAaagcaagtcctaagaagtcagctaaatgggaagaacaaggtccaagccatcaacacctacgcctTGCCGGGCATCGGATACCCCGCTGgtataataagctggccaaaagaggagatagaggctgctgatgtcaagacaaggaagctcctcacaatgcatggagagtttcaccccaaatccagcatcctgagactgtacactaagaggacgGAAGGAGgtcgaggactggtgagcattaTAGACACCATCTGAGAAGAACCACCAAAGATCCATAAGTagatcaggaagatggcccagagCGATGGAGtatttagtgaatatctcagacAGCAAAAGCCTGAAGCAGAGGTCTTACTGGAAATTCCTGATTTTATCATAaggatgtttgattttttttttattcaaacctgtgtattttctgttaatCTGAGACCTACATTTGTAGATGACAGTTTCATGCTATTTCACACTGCTCTGAGATTCTGTTGCTTTGTCCtctaatgacatttttacacaacgTAAAGGTTAATAAAGGAGTTTTCACTGAGATATGGCACCACTGTCAGACTGAAAATAACTAGCAGGTCACTAATGTCTGACACCTGACAGTCCATCTTTCTTTGGTTTGACTTGAAACCTgatcagtgacaccagtgagaccaaacagccccatcagttacactgacatcactttagGTAAATGACTGGTTTATAGACAGACAGTCTGACCTGGTTTCAGTTTGGATTGGATTAGTTAGTGCTGACTAACACTGCAGGCCTGTTTGACTTAAGTCAACTTTCCTtaatttgcagcttttcctcctctgggATAATGTTTGGTTAAATTCAAGGAAGATGCAATATAACCTTCTAATCTCAGAACAACCCTTAGACCTCCAGTAGGTCTTGTGAAGCTCCAGAGTTTTGAGGCCACAGGAGACACTGTAGAGAATTCCTCCAAGTGGTATCTGGAAGTGCTGTCCTGAAGAACCATGTAAAGAACCCACATGGCTGaattaataaacactgaataaaagtcataaaatgttTCCCCTCAAGACATAAtagaatatttattattttgatacttatttacttattgGTGCTTCACTGGGTGGCTCAAAGAGTGGCATCTGGGAAACTGTGAAATTAATTCAGGGCCTTGCTGAAGAAGATTATTGCTCAGCAAACAGCCTCACTACATAAATACCAGAGACTCCAACTCCCTGATCATctggtgtcttgtctttgacaggctgtcagtctttacaggtctgttccctacagagatatcagcctcatctttaacatctgcatcatcttcaccatgaagactctgattctggctgctcttctttgtgccctGTTGGCTCTGGACACAGCTCAGGGTGAGTATTGTGGTTTATCCTGCACCCTGTgtgtatatgaaaatataattcatattcatgtaaaacacatatatgcatgtatTGTATGTACAGCACTGTGTAAGTTTTAGGCACAAAAAGTAAAGTATGTTTTCAGAAATTatactataaataaaaattttagaattattttatagtggttttctctcattttagtttctgtaaaTCAATTTTTCCTCAGTTTGTGGATTTTTGTAAGTTTTTTAGTAATTTCATTGACTTTCTAATGAAAGGCTAACAGCCCCATTATGGTTCTCTGGTCTAGGGGCCCCTGAGACACTCTGGGCCCCTGAGAACCTGCTGAGACAGACatgttcagtaatccatccatgaaCTAAAGTTCCTAACACTTGTACAAGATTCAGTTCTCTGCTCAAGAAAATGAAACGTTACTTCTGGTTGATGCCTCATTGACCCCAACTATAAAATGTAGAGATTCTGTTATTGGAGTTTTAACACTCTGTAAGAGTTAGACCTCTGAAGTTTACCTGACCCCATGAATTTACTACAAATTATACTGCACACTTCTACCTGTTGAATCACTTCAAGGCACCAAATGGATTTATACTTCATACAGTACttctataaaacatgaaatacgTCCTGAATTGTCTTTATGGTCATTTCTCTATTTTATCACTTTCATCAAAGGTGCTgccccaaaacaacaaacatggaaGTGAAAAATTCATGAACAGCGTCTTTCTGGGATACATGGAAGAGGTTTAACTTCAATGCAAActcaataatgtgtgtttttctttgcttctcttcaGGCCAGTGTGGAGACAAACCAGCTTGTCCCTCTGGTTGGACTGAGTACAAAGACCGTTGCTTCTTCTATGTTCCCAAAGTCACGTCCTGGCCTGATGCTCAGGTAATCAGAGtgatgtggattcagtccacaatgattctacactgtttatttggtctgtgttcactttaacactggcatctattcctgccttggtgttttcctactactcagctcattttgcttctttactgactccactgtctgtttatctgcactgtagaaaaactgcCAGTCCCTGGGTGGAAACCTTGCATCTGTGCGTGACAAAGACGAATATGGGGCTATTCAGAATGTGAGGCTGTATGTCTGTGCCAGCCAGCCAAGTTACACTATGCATGCTGGGACACCGTACATCACCACTGACTATACATCAACCACAGGGGGATGCCTGGAGCAAAGCACCCTGGGTAAAGGAAAACTGGCTGGTTACCTTATCTGTTCTATTGTtctactgtgtgtgttctggttgTGAACTGTTCATTGTGTGTTCTGGAGTTAATACAGGGGTTTGGGAGCATGTGTGTCGTGTTTTGGGGAGATGGGTTAGTGGCACCGTAAGTGTGGAGGATTGTTGTGGGAGGGACCTCCCTGATGATGGGGGCCTGTAGGGAGAGTGAGTTTGTTATGCTGAATTGTGCAGCTAATAAAGGAGAATATGGTCATGTACAGTTTGTGTACAGTCATCAAACACAAAGaggtagtgtgtgtgtctcattagCTATCTAGCTGCAGTCTAGGTAGACCTGTCAGATTGCTGCAATACAAAATACTACGCCGTTCTGTTGTTCC
The window above is part of the Mastacembelus armatus chromosome 18, fMasArm1.2, whole genome shotgun sequence genome. Proteins encoded here:
- the LOC113141643 gene encoding lactose-binding lectin l-2-like, giving the protein MKTLILAALLCALLALDTAQGQCGDKPACPSGWTEYKDRCFFYVPKVTSWPDAQKNCQSLGGNLASVRDKDEYGAIQNVRLYVCASQPSYTMHAGTPYITTDYTSTTGGCLEQSTLGKGKLAGYLICSIVLLCVFWL